The Acinonyx jubatus isolate Ajub_Pintada_27869175 chromosome B3, VMU_Ajub_asm_v1.0, whole genome shotgun sequence genomic interval TTTGTAAAACCAGTGGAACTTGAAGCCTGGAGCTTTAAAACTCAGCTGACTCAGCACTAGGTGATGTGCCACGCTTAATGAGACAGCAGCCTGCACAGAAAGACAACATAAAAAATGGCAGTTTACACAATGAGGGTCAGGGGGAAgtggaaaatgggagaaaaatatgtCCATACTGATTTAGGAGCATGTTGGGGGACTCCTTGGAAAATAAGGGAGCTGGCAGGTGGGCGGTGtgaagaggtgaactgggggagagagaagccccacAGGGTAGGCAGCTGTTTTTGCAGAGACAGgatagaggaagggaggggggtgtgtgtggcaCATCAAGTGAATagaagaaaagcactccccctgaaggtagctggagagaaagagaaagagtggaaacacaagggactgaacaaaaaatctgttccccaaaCCACTGACAGGTAGAaaagagagggtttcaataccattaggactctataaacaggggatcACAGAGTCAGAAATTCTAGAGCTCAATACCTGGCATTGCTCTGGTGGGGATGAAGGTAGAATTCCCAGAAGCAGGCAAAGAGTTCCAAGGGGTCtgtgggccacatggggagaagaggTTCCCCGTTTGGAGAACAAACAGTGGCTCCACTCCCCAGGGGActccagagaacagccacatttgctagtattggaacaaagatgccagagtgcagtgaagcctggtgccagctgtgtgttgtgattcaccataatctctgaacctcttcTGGCAcaagccagcacctggccacaatctctgaacctctgccacaGTGCAATCCAATGGACGTTCTCTGGGGCAAgtcagcacccagccattgctcagcaagaccctcccccagagggttgGAGCGGGTCCAAGCCACAGGGTTCttagaagtgaggggtttggaagcACAGCCCCATCTGAGTTAAAATttaggagggaggtgctgcctgtcaggctgatggcttggacaGGGACAGTGTAGAACCAGGAAGGGGGCAGAAGCCTAAGACAAAGGAGGGGTACTTGATTGCAGGTTGGTGAGAGCGCAGAGTTCCTGTGCCAGAAATTAGGAAGCTGGGTGATTCTATATTCACCTCTCCCATGAATGGCATACTTGCACTTGCTGCCTACACTGATCGACCCCCAAATTAAGTATAGACAAATAATTATCTATACAACTATAGATCTACAAATATCTTATATCTATACAAATATCTGTATagacaagtaattttttttaatttaagtgctTAGAGGTTTGGCACCAAGAATAAAGCAAGTATATTTGGGGAAAATCTCTctccccaccaacacacacacacacttttctcccCTATTAACCTGTGCCACTCGCTGCTCTCCTCCACTTCATCCCCCAGGTAGATCAGTTCCTTAGAGGAAGGAATCTCCACCAAGAGGAcaattttccctccctctcttggaTATTTATTCTGACCTCTGTGTCTCACTATTTCAAACCACTGGgggaaatataaacaaatattggaCCAGAGATACATAAACAGAGAACTAGATGCCTCCCAATGAACGTTCTGGGGAACTATGACTTCTGTTCAGGAGGGACATGTAAATTCTTAGTAATTACTGgcatgaaaaatacatttcatttggtTCAGAATACTAAAGGAAGGAAGTCTCTGGGACCACAAATGCTGCTCTCCACCCATGAATGTTTTACATTGTTAGATGAGGACACTCTTGTGGCTGGAGTTTCCCCTTGGTCTTCCTCTTGGAGCCAGAAACACCATCAGGTATGTAAGGAAAGTCTGCCTACATCAATGCTTCACTGCTCCTAGATACCCACGGCTGTCAGATACTAAGAATGTGCTGATTCGTCTACAagtccattcattctttgttcctttgttctttgtAAGAACGTGTTAGGCCCTGCAGTTCTCTTCTCCCAACACATGGGGTAATAGATTCACATGAAGGATTCACTGGTATCACAGAGTTCCACTATGCAACTCACTTAGGAAAAATGGGGCTCAGATGTCTTGGatatttgcgggggggggggggcaggaattAAATCTTCTTCAGTTACAATGTAGCCTGAGTCTTCTACCACTTTGTTTCTATTTGTCAGTAAATTTTGGTTGACAAATATCCTTTGGCAAGGGCAACTAAAATAGGATGTTTTTTTTCAGCGTTGTTGGCAAGGGACAATTGGAAAGTGGAAACTGAGAAAGTAATAGGCAGACTCTCTTGTCCTTTAGATTTACCAAATTTATCAAATTACCAAATTTGTGgattaatcttaaaaatataaatatttaaaggaaaaagaacccctgcacttataatttttaaagtgctcTTCTTTGGGCAAGCAGCTTAAATTTCAAGCAAGTAACTGGTATTATGGAGGAGGAGCTGGCTTCCTTATCAGTTCATATAGAATGGATTGTCCATGTTCTTTGTTGTTCCTCTTCTAACTGTTCATTTGTTGCATCACTTAAGGTGAACAGAAAGCTGAAGGAAGTGGATTTAAATTCACCCTTTGAGCTACTAACAGATGTGTTGTGAAGGTAAAGGAAGCAGAAATGGATGGATGCAGTGAGTTTCAAATTATTTGTGAAATTCATTTATCCCTCATTTTCTGATCCTGTATTCCACAGATAACTAAAGTTTCAATGTAGCACAAATTTTAAAAGGTCCTGGACATTCTGAAGTCAGATGACCAGGAAGGAGTTAAGACTTCTGAGTTTGGGTTCCaactcaaaatcatgaactggaattctatttcttttcttggtGCCAAGAACTACCTGGCCTATGAATAGAGTAAGTCAATTCATGTCTTATATCTCTATTTTCTTGTGAAGCAAAAAGTATCTCATTTATGTCAAATAAAGTCAGCAATCATGCTACTACCCTCACTACATAGATTTATCTAAGTTATTATGAactggaataaatatttttttcaggccCACGGCACATAATTAGATATGTGCTATGAAACACACAGTTCAAGACACTACAGAGGTAGGTGGCAGTCTTGATTGCTTTTATAAGTCATAAGTTCCAAAAGGGGAGGAATTTTATTCATCATGTTTACTATTGTACCCCAGAACTTAGTACGCTGCTAGGAATATAATCAAtagtgaataaatgtttgttaaatgcccaaatgaataagtaaatgggTAATATGCTACAATTTAAATTTgacattcaactttttttttttataagcccAGTAACTACTTTCTGACCAAAAATGACAGCATGCGGTCTGAAAAGCATAGGTATGGTTAtggaaaatatatgtgaaattacaAATTTCCTGGAAATGTTTATACATATGGTCATAATTATAGTCCATTGAACTAACTTGcttggaaaaatttaaatttgcataaaaataatatttattatgcagTTTTTTTCATCATTCTAAAACGTTGTTAATCAATACAAATATCCAAAGTTACCTTGGCAGTTAAACATTTACCATCTGAGTTTGTTCCAGGTTTGATGAAATACTGAGAAGCAAGCTTCATGCTCTTGGAAGATTATATAAATGGCATAAGGATGCAATTTTGTGAGTATCTTAATAGTGACATTAATAAATAAtgtggttggggtgcctgggtggctctgtcagctaagtgtccaaatcttgatttcagctcaggtcatgatctcatggtttttgagtctgagccctgcatcaggctctgcactgatagtgcttgggattctccctctctctctctccctcaaaataaataaacttaaataaacaaataaataaattgatcaaTTATCCTATGTTGGTTGTCAATAtattactaaatttaaaatactggTGGTGGTTTACCCAGCCAAATATCTTGAACTTTAACAAGAAAACTTTAGGACATAGAAATAAGCCtgaacatattgaaaaaaaaaaaaaaagaaagaaagaaagaagcctggACAAATAGTTTTAGAAAGGTTGCTACCAATATCCAAGTTTATAGTAATATCTCAACTCCTAATTCATCCAATATGAGGAAGATTTTTCTGGTCTTGACATATCCTAAGGTAAcctttctatttctattcattatttatttaatttaggtAAAAGCAAGATGATGAATGGAAAGTTATGGTGCTTAGGGTTTAATTCATagcaaaaaatgaagaaacatggtGTTATATACTAGAAAAATTTGGCATACCCAGCGGTAAGTTATCTCAAGAGCCTAGCCATGATGTAGAATAGCGCAGCTTAGGGGAAAACAAGCCAGGATAAATGTTGGCATCCAAAAGAAAGTAATGTATAGGGGACATAACAGCTTCCATTTGTTATATAAACCTCCAACCATCACCATAATGGAAGAAGAATGAGActtactttgttttttgggttttttttaattttttttcaatatatgaaatttattgtcaaattggtttccatacaacacccagtgctcatcccaaaaggtgccctcctcaatacccatcccccaccctcccttccctcccaccccccatcaaccctcagtttgttctcagtttttaagagggAATGACACTTACTTTATATAGCTTTGGCAGAGTCCCAGGATCAATGCACAGAAGTAATAAAGGAGACATATTTTGTTCAACACAAAGAactttgagagagccagagatcCTCAAGAGGAAATGAACTAAATTGTTCTACAAATCCAGATGCCCCCTAGCAGAATGTGACCTAGAGAGGGCTACTCAGATGATTTTCACACCATTTTACAGAATCCTGAGGTTTCTAGATCACCTCCCTCAGAGCAGCAAAAGCAAAGGGTCTCAACACTCTCACCACACAGTTCCACTTATCTGCTTTTTATTGGACTTTTGTGTATGAAACtctaagaagaaaatttattgCTTCAGATTTATATTCAATTTTGTTTCAAAGTAAAGGaatatatccaaaatctatacttACATGTAGAATATCTAAGAGGTAATGATTTTAAcatgaaagataaaatattacTGAGACTCAGAGTTAtaggaatatttgaaaagaagTGAGGTTCGTTCCAAACCAATCTTCAAATGGCCAGAGTATCTAGGAGTTACTGGCTTTGCACATTTAAGTAAACCCCTTaaatttctctgaacttcagtttccttatctataaaagagAAGGATGAAGCACACCTCCCTACAGCTCAAAGGGTCATTtggaagatcaaatgagataatttatgtaaaaatacttTGTACATTTACAAGTGAATTGTTAGCAAAACCCACAAATGTTCATTGTTATTCACTCCTTGGTTACTTCTGTTTCTCTAACAGCTTTGGAATCTCAGAACGCAACAATGCATTTTGTGACTGAGTTTGTCCTCCTGGGTTTTCCTGGTCAAAGGGAGATGCagaactttttcttctcattaatcCTTGTGGTCTATCTCCTCACTCTGCTGGGGAATGGGGTTATTGTCTATGTAGTGAAATGGGACAAGCGGCTTCACACACCCATGTACATCCTCTTGGGAAACTTTGCCTTCCTAGAGATCTGGTACATCTCCTCCACTGTCCCAAACATGCTGGTCACCATCCTCTCTGAGACCAAGACCATCTCCTTCACTGGATGCTTCCtccaattttacttctttttctcacTGGGTACAACAGAGTGTTTCTTCTTATCAGTTATGGCTTTTGACCGGTACCTTGCCATCTGTCGCCCACTACATTACCCTTCCATCATGACTGGGAAGCTCTGTGTGATCCTGGTCTGCGTTTGCTGGGTGAGTGGATTTCTCTGTTATCCAATCCCCATTGTCCTCATCTCCCAACTTCCCTTCTGTGGACCTAACATCATTGACCACTTTGTGTGTGACCCAGGCCCATTGTTCGCACTGGCCTGCATCCCTGCTCCTTCCACTGAACTTATCTGCTATACCTTCAACTCAGTGATTATCTTTGGGCCCTTCCTTTCTATCTTGGGATCTTACACTCTGGTACTCAGAGCTGTGCTTCGTATTCCTTCTGGTGCTGGTCAAACTAAAGCTTTCTCCACATGTGGGTCACACCTAATGGTGGTGTCTCTATTCTATGGAACCCTTATGGTGATGTATGTAAGCCCAACATCAGGAAATCCAGCAGGAATGCAGAAGATCGTCACTTTGATATACTCAGCAGTGACTCCACTCTTAAACCCCCTTATCTATAGTCTTCGAAATAAAGACATGAAAGATGCCCTAAAGAAATTCCTAGGATTAAGAAGTAACCCAAACTGAGACATGTTTGAGAGACAAGCAGAATTTGTCACTTCTAAccttaattatttataaaaacaatagagaatGGCTTCTGAAAGTCGTGTTCCAGCTCACACTTAAGTAGAGGGAGATACTTATTTTTCACGGTAACTTAGCAGTTCAAGTTCAGCTCATCaatgaaaaatgttcaataaaacattttaaattatctcACTGGATAATTATAttgtgttattatatatatatcttctttccCTGTGATGTATCCTCATTGGTTTAATCTTAGCTGGTGGAAAGAATCACATATATGTGTACCTGGAGCCTTTCAATAGAGGGTGCAATCTtctaaattcagaaaatactCTTAAAGACAATGGACCAAGGGGCCaccactaacaacaacaacaacgacaacaacaacaacaaaaagcccacCCAGTAACAGacattttccattatttaaagCTGTCTTTCACACCAAAAACAGAATATGTTTCATACTTCTTTCACTTAAAGTACAAACTCTCCTTCCTGCCAAAGCTCTCATTCACTAGACTCCTCAATCCATTCTTCTTTCCTATTGATCCACTGTCTAAGCCCTGCACTTCATAATGATCATTCTACATGTTCTCCCAAGTGGGCATCTTTACTCTTAGTGCTTACTCCCCAAATCAGTTGTGACAACTCCACTTGTAATATGAAATAACAATGTCCTAAGCATATTTTTACACCTCTCAGAAGGCTATAGTGCAACATCTGAGTCAGGAAAGCATTAAGAGAAAATTATACCAAGAACAAATTCCATCTTTGTGCCCAAACCCCATGCTGAAACAGGAAAGCCATTAGCTGAAAGGCCAATGTACTTAAAATGAAAGTACCCCCTTTTAGTTATGGccatttgggaaataaaatttgGTGTGCCAGGAAGATAGGCCTGCTGGTACTAGTTGATTAAATACTCTcacacagtgtttctcaaaccttTCACTCCTCAATTCAAACAAAGAATGTTTGGCAACAGTGGTCAGAAAACATGGGGCATTTGGGGACAATATTTCTTTGAAACTCAAAGTTTTACCTAAAAAATGATCACAAATTATACTTTCTGTTCCACAGTACATACGTATTTTGTGTAATAAAGAATTATCTTCTCTTAGTAAAACCTTCCCTTCAGGAAGATATTTAATTAGGGGCTCTGTGTATCCCATGGCATACAATCACATACCCTGTTTGAGAAATACAAACTTAAGGAGACAGTGGGGTCCCCAGAGAGTCAATGTAGCACATTATCTAATAATAACTATGGGCCAACCTACCAGAAATATTAATGAAACCCCCAGGCAAGAAGGAAGAAGGTCCCTAGAGAAAGTTACAAGATCACATGAAGAGATACCTGAGAATTCTCAACAATGGCCAAAATGGCACATAAACTAAGACCAGCACATAGTTTCAGCACACTCTGTAGGAAACAGACCACTAGAATCTCACAGTGCAAAGGAAGTGAAACAAGTCATGCATGAAGCTCTCACAGAGGGCTTCCACATTAAAGGCAGTGAAGGAGAGAATCTTCGTGACCTCCCTATGAACTCTCCCCAAGATGACCTAGGAAAGCTTCTCAGTATATAGGAATCATCATCTCTGATGGGCATTGCTGCTATTATACACCACAGGTGGGCCTATTCACctatatatttgttcattcaatatACTCAAGAGATTGAGTATCAAGGAATATTGGTTACTTAcagctcaaaaacaaaaacaaaactctcagaGTGTTTAGATCACCCTGGAACTTATACTCCCCCAAATAAGTACACTAAATTGTGTCAAAGTAATCCACAGATCTTCCCCATCTCAGGAAGTGTCTGGAGCACCAGGAATGGTATGACTTTCACTGGTATTTTGAACAAAACAGTGTGGAACTAGCTCCATCCACTGGGACTGAAACCAAGAGAATAcagggatttgttttgttttgttttgttttggtctccTCTCTCAGTTCTCTCCTCTTTGTTCATTCCATTACTTATGTCCACCATCAGGAGaggtggcattaaaaaaaaattttaagggtaaAATCATATCTGTGTATAACCACTAAGATTCACATAGGGTTTAATGGTGAATATATTAGGAAATGCTTCTTATAATTATGTTGGAAACCATTTGTGAAATTCATTTACCATGCTTTCCCTAGAGCTAATAGTTTTTCTgtgaagtctttttttaatgtaaaaaagagTAGCCTCTAGCTCAaacacatgcatttttattttgagtcaAAGTCTGTGAATCTGATTCAAGTCATTGTTGCTGTTTTCCCAGGGGTAAGTGGCTGCTCTCTGCATTACTCCTTTCTTGTCTTGTCGAGAAAAGAGAGCTCTTGTTTGGAAAGCACAAAGTTCCCACAGTGGGAAACCATTTTTTATACCAAATTATCTTACCAAAATCATCCATTCTATGGAACACTTAACAAAAATTATGATCAATGCAGGTAAGTTTAGTTCTTCATAatcatcttaatttaaaaaattaaaaagaatttaactcCATCTTTcgatttccttctcttcttggtTTCTTGTCCACAAGACTACAACCTGCTTTGACTTAACCAGTCCAATAGGAAGGTTGTGTTTGCTTCTAGATGAATAGGTTCATAGTTCACTTTATGCATTATTCATTTAGTGAACTTGCAACAGCtgtttcattataaatatatttatatcacttAACATAATCGCACTGAATAGAAGGATTTTTCCCATTTGATTATGCTCAGTGagtactataaatattttatacacaccacttctatcaaaattatttttaagcagaaTTTTCCTCTTATCAAAGAagtatcttattaaaaaaattctggagattttAATATGTTAAAGCTATCATTGTGttcttttctctgaattatttgaTTCTTAAAAAGGTATCTTTGGTGATGGTATTGTAAAGAGAATAAGATCAAATTTTGGAATatgggaaataattatttttgatacatctttgattcttttctattattttgaaaattgagagtgttttttaaatagactaaatctattttaaaatcttccaAATAATAAACTTTAGGAAGATTGTAGCAGCAGTGAGAAGAGCTTTACAAGAAAATCTCctggtgattttaattttcttctccaaTACATTGTATCTGTTATATTCATCTTTAATAACATAGATTTAAATGCATATGAAGCATAACTTATCACATGAAATTAATCATTATGGAGTGAATTATAGTGACTTTTTATtgacaaaaacaaaggaataaatacCAAATTGTAAATGAGCTTTAATGCAATGTAAACATCTTTAAATAGGAAGTAGCTGTAAGAATTTGTTATCTGAatatctttgttgattttctcccactatcatgaaaaaaatgatagaaagtaAATCTCCTAATGGAAATGGCTCAAGAAAAAAggtaggggagacagagagggtgagaatcTGTAATAATGTCAAAGCTCAAACCATTCAAATCTATACAATGTGTCAGATACAAACCTATTTTTACATGATAGCATGTGTGTCctcacattttgaaataaatagcaCTAACTGCTATATATGAACagttttcactgaaaaaaaattaaacataaaccATTTTTGCCTCTAACACAAGATTTCTTTATAtctaaaaaagattaaatttaacTGATTTTGCCCACTGATAAAGAAAGTTCAAGTAGCTTAGAATTGTACATTTACAAAAAATCAGAGCCAAAGAGCTCACTCAGAATAGAGCAGGACTTATTCAAAACTTGTTTTAGAATATTCAGTACACTTTCCTGCATCAAACTGCCTATCCTAAGAAAAGTTTCAAATGTCTCAGCAGAAAAGTGACTTATCATTATCTGTCTTCTCTCCACAGTCTGGGGGCCAT includes:
- the LOC106967512 gene encoding olfactory receptor 11H6, with the translated sequence MFIVIHSLVTSVSLTALESQNATMHFVTEFVLLGFPGQREMQNFFFSLILVVYLLTLLGNGVIVYVVKWDKRLHTPMYILLGNFAFLEIWYISSTVPNMLVTILSETKTISFTGCFLQFYFFFSLGTTECFFLSVMAFDRYLAICRPLHYPSIMTGKLCVILVCVCWVSGFLCYPIPIVLISQLPFCGPNIIDHFVCDPGPLFALACIPAPSTELICYTFNSVIIFGPFLSILGSYTLVLRAVLRIPSGAGQTKAFSTCGSHLMVVSLFYGTLMVMYVSPTSGNPAGMQKIVTLIYSAVTPLLNPLIYSLRNKDMKDALKKFLGLRSNPN